In Quercus robur chromosome 10, dhQueRobu3.1, whole genome shotgun sequence, a genomic segment contains:
- the LOC126703489 gene encoding uncharacterized protein LOC126703489 yields MDDAKRRAMIRAKAAKKTADDAPPATGPSNPSVKRKTQPKADRQAKKAKVSLDPVVGLMAEPPKTVTPTKHGVGKGLMKGPSKDDEKPPVLLREDSKHALEQISSIISAEDYEDLGNHSTEAMGETGLFAITQAMVMMKGLMGRCLSHETALDRVRVKAEQTEEELLQLRNWKPKIEKKLELSEKARKSLEQVTEEAKKALESKDKEIAELKNEVRQAKDVAVREYRDSDALITELGDSFHQGFMDALRQVKQAYPDVDASKFKVEDPVQSSVVPVASEDTDDLFDVDDAVGDGSSAPVKVDQAEPDTETVPQPVDNADKAQ; encoded by the exons ATGGACGACGCTAAGAGAAGAGCCATGATCCGGGCAAAGGCTGCAAAGAAGACTGCTGACGACGCTCCCCCTGCGACGGGCCCAAGCAATCCGTCTGTGAAGCGGAAAACTCAGCCCAAAGCGGATCGTCAGGCCAAGAAGGCGAAAGTGTCTTTAGATCCCGTCGTGGGACTCATGGCGGAGCCTCCGAAGACGGTCACTCCAACCAAGCACGGGGTTGGCAAGGGCCTGATGAAGGGCCCGTCGAAGGATGACGAGAAGCCGCCCGTCCTTCTTCGAGAGGATTCTAAGCATGCCTTAGAACAGATTTCCTCCATCATTTCGGCGGAAGATTATGAAGATTTAGGCAATcactcgacggaggccatgggtgAGACGGGCCTGTTTGCAATTACACAG gcaatggtcatgatgaaggggctgatgggacggtGCCTCAGCCATGAGACGGCGTTGGATCGTGTACGGGTCAAggcggagcagacggaggaagaacTCCTCCAGTTGCGAAACTGGAAAcccaagatagagaagaaacTTGAGCTTTCGGAGAAGGCAAGGAAGAGCCTTGAACAGGTGACGGAGGAGGCAAAGAAGGCTCTAGAAAGCAAGGACAAAGAGATAGCAGAGCTGAAAAATGAAGTCCGTCAGGCTAAGGACGTGGCGGTTCGTGAATACCGTGACTCCGACGCCCTAATCACTGAGCTGGGCGATTCTTTCCATCAGGGCTTCATGGATGCCCTCCGTCAAGTCAAGCAAGCTTATCCAGACGTGGACGCTTCCAAGTTCAAAGTTGAAGACCCGGTTCAGTCATCCGTCGTGCCTGTTGCCTCAGAGGATACGGACGACCTCTTTGATGTTGACGATGCCGTTGGTGACGGGTCGTCTGCTCCAGTGAAAGTTGATCAAGCTGAGCCCGACACGGAGACGGTTCCTCAGCCCGTCGATAATGCGGACAAGGCTCAGTAG